A single window of Bombus huntii isolate Logan2020A unplaced genomic scaffold, iyBomHunt1.1 ctg00000068.1, whole genome shotgun sequence DNA harbors:
- the LOC126876256 gene encoding uncharacterized protein LOC126876256, whose product MNFMTDRLANSLGIRQRRCAIQIGALDNLSTTAKRYTTATITSTDGEYKKTLRFLVIPAISILVPSEPIDPSSLGLPRNIHLADPQFHCPAPIDVLLSTGSTFASLCIGQVNLAQPGEPELRLQKTRFGWVIGGSPTSQTAINTFHATTTALQEDLARFWEIDEGQATTHLSESERLCEEHFRNHVRRTKEGRYIVALPFNEKLSSLGSSKATAMSRLASLHRRFQRDKQYETAYSAVIQEYLDLGHMTKINTDHATDHGYYLPHHGVTKESSDTTKLRVVFDGSASSTTGVSLNDALHTGPKLQEDLRNILLRFRSFQYVLTGDIEKMYRQFLLRPEDRLYQKILWRADNGEIETYRLNTVTFGLSAAPYLAIRCLKQLAEDEGPRFPRAAQILRRDFYVDDALTGADTKDEALSIRNDLTRLLKLAGLNIRKWASNDRDLLRGLPEEDTKQKLHLGESSTLKTLGVFWDSADDTILYSVKTNSDTSRITKRSISSVIAQIYDPLGLLAPVIVRAKMILQQVWTLKVDWDESLPSDVHTAWIKYHTQLPLLNAVRFPRKTILESTTKIELHGFCDASERAYGACVYVRTTDRKNNIWTRLLTARSKVAPLKSLSIPRLELSGALILTSLISSIQQALTTKISRIVYWTDSTIVLHWIRSSPHTLKTFMANRVAEIQTKTNISDWRHVPTDDNPADLISRGQTPKEFLCPSIWKNGPRWLLQSESYWPVWSPIPVVDLPEQKKTICLRTSVNDNTLLHRYSSWPRLIRIVARCLRWRHKQHRTAHLTTDELTAAHNRLIKILQSQHFAPEIRILQKNRCEDVGGKLQPLNPFLDEDGLLRVGGRLTNSAIPFSQKHPIILPKSPVTELIIEQEHRNNHHTGTQATLYAMRLRY is encoded by the coding sequence ATGAACTTCATGACCGACAGGCTCGCGAACTCCCTCGGTATAAGGCAAAGGAGATGTGCGATCCAGATCGGAGCCCTCGACAATTTGAGCACCACGGCAAAACGTTACACCACGGCCACCATCACGTCGACGGACGGCGAGTACAAGAAGACATTGAGATTTCTTGTTATCCCGGCCATATCGATCCTCGTACCAAGCGAGCCCATCGATCCCTCGAGTCTGGGATTACCCAGAAATATTCATCTAGCCGATCCACAATTCCATTGCCCAGCCCCGATCGATGTTTTACTTAGTACCGGATCAACATTCGCGTCGCTGTGCATCGGGCAGGTCAATCTGGCACAACCAGGCGAACCTGAACTACGTCTACAAAAAACACGCTTCGGCTGGGTAATCGGGGGGAGTCCCACGTCCCAAACCGCGATAAATACGTTCCACGCAACCACAACGGCTCTGCAAGAGGACCTCGCACGGTTTTGGGAGATCGACGAGGGACAGGCCACTACTCATCTTTCGGAATCGGAACGACTATGTGAAGAACATTTCCGAAACCATGTCCGACGAACCAAGGAAGGCAGATACATCGTTGCATTACCGTTCAACGAAAAGCTTTCCTCACTAGGGTCATCGAAGGCCACTGCAATGAGCAGGCTCGCCTCTCTTCATCGCCGATTCCAACGCGACAAACAATATGAAACCGCGTATAGTGCTGTGAttcaagaatatttagacTTGGGTCACATGACAAAGATCAAcacggatcacgccaccgacCACGGATATTATTTACCACATCACGGCGTGACCAAGGAATCGAGCGACACCACCAAGCTACGGGTTGTGTTCGACGGCTCAGCTTCAAGTACCACGGGAGTGTCTCTAAACGACGCCCTTCATACGGGTCCGAAATTACAAGAAGACCTGAGGAACATCCTATTGAGATTCCGGTCATTTCAATATGTCCTTaccggcgacatcgagaagaTGTACCGCCAATTCCTCCTACGTCCAGAAGATCGTCTCTACCAAAAGATTCTGTGGCGTGCCGACAACGGAGAGATCGAAACTTACCGACTCAACACCGTAACGTTCGGTCTATCCGCAGCCCCGTATCTGGCCATCCGATGTCTCAAACAGTTGGCAGAGGACGAGGGACCTCGATTTCCGAGAGCAGCGCAGATCCTACGGCGAGACTTCTATGTCGACGATGCGTTGACCGGAGCCGATACGAAGGACGAAGCCCTATCAATCAGGAATGATCTCACGAGATTACTTAAGCTAGCCGGTCTAAATATCCGCAAATGGGCCTCAAACGATCGGGATCTGCTGAGAGGGCTACCTGAGGAAGACACCAAGCAGAAATTACATCTCGGTGAGTCATCCACGTTAAAAACACTCGGCGTCTTTTGGGATTCAGCCGACGATACCATATTATATTCGGTCAAGACGAACAGTGACACTTCCCGAATCACAAAGCGATCAATCAGCTCAGTCATCGCACAAATATATGATCCACTAGGATTGCTCGCGCCGGTAATCGTTCGAgcaaaaatgattttgcaaCAAGTCTGGACATTGAAGGTAGATTGGGACGAATCCCTTCCGTCAGACGTACACACAGCATGGATCAAATACCACACCCAATTGCCGTTGTTAAATGCGGTAAGGTTCCCTCGGAAGACCATCCTAGAATCCACAACGAAAATTGAGCTCCACGGATTCTGTGACGCTAGCGAAAGGGCATATGGGGCGTGCGTCTACGTGCGGACGACTGACCGAAAGAACAATATTTGGACTCGACTCCTCACGGCGCGGTCGAAGGTAGCGCCGCTCAAATCGCTCTCCATACCACGTCTCGAATTAAGTGGGGCACTTATTTTGACGTCCTTGATTTCGTCAATACAACAGGCCCTGACGACCAAGATATCGCGGATAGTCTACTGGACTGACTCCACCATCGTACTCCATTGGATCAGGTCTTCGCCGCACACCTTGAAAACATTTATGGCGAATCGAGTCGCTGAGATACAGACCAAGACCAATATCTCCGACTGGCGTCATGTGCCTACCGACGATAATCCAGCGGATCTCATCTCCCGAGGCCAGACGCCCAAGGAATTCCTATGTCCGTCCATTTGGAAAAACGGGCCAAGGTGGCTCCTGCAAAGCGAAAGCTATTGGCCGGTTTGGAGCCCGATACCGGTAGTCGACCTCCCGGAGCAAAAGAAGACGATCTGTCTGAGGACGAGTGTTAACGACAACACTCTCCTCCATCGCTACTCGTCTTGGCCAAGACTAATAAGAATCGTCGCCCGGTGTCTTCGATGGAGACATAAGCAACACCGAACTGCCCATCTCACCACAGACGAACTGACCGCAGCGCACAACAGGCtaataaaaatcttacaaTCCCAGCATTTCGCGCCTGAAATTCGGATCCTCCAAAAAAATCGATGCGAGGACGTTGGAGGGAAACTACAGCCATTAAACCCCTTCCTCGACGAAGATGGGCTACTCCGGGTAGGAGGGCGACTAACCAACTCCGCCATACCCTTCAGCCAAAAACACCCGATCATCCTACCGAAATCCCCGGTGACAGAGCTAATTATAGAACAAGAGCACCGGAACAATCATCACACAGGGACCCAAGCTACCCTATACGCGATGAGACTGCGCTATTGA
- the LOC126876257 gene encoding uncharacterized protein LOC126876257, whose product MGDLPEARITESRPFRNVGIDYCGPFYIKERRDRNRRKIKTYAAIFVCLATKAVHIELVSDLTTDAFLAALRRFISRRGYCATILTDNGTNFVGANRQLQELRTLLQSDDHQDRVQNFLADRQIQWRFNPPNSPHFGGLWEAAVKSFKRHLIRVVGTELLTFEHLNTLVIEIEAILNSRPLTPTSSDPKDPPVLTPGHFLIGDTLTSLRERDFRTVPSGRLSSWQRIHQIKQHFWSRWYREYLNELTRRSKWDKGKHNIHEGTVVILREDNVPSMQWPLGRVIKVHPGADGIIRTATVQTATSILDRGVKRLVPLPIHPDPDEAERPHGAKEVTNDTPDSTARI is encoded by the coding sequence ATGGGTGATTTGCCAGAGGCGCGTATTACCGAATCGCGGCCGTTCAGGAACGTCGGAATCGACTACTGCGGCCCATTCTACATCAAGGAGAGGAGGGACCGCAACCGACGTAAAATCAAGACGTACGCCGCCATATTCGTTTGTCTGGCGACAAAGGCGGTCCACATAGAGTTAGTCAGCGACCTAACCACCGACGCCTTCTTGGCCGCGCTACGCCGTTTCATCTCGCGGCGAGGATACTGCGCAACGATCCTCACCGACAACGGCACCAATTTCGTCGGGGCTAATCGGCAGCTGCAAGAACTCCGGACCCTATTGCAGTCCGACGACCACCAGGATAGGGTACAGAATTTTCTCGCCGACCGACAAATACAATGGCGTTTTAATCCTCCGAACTCACCACATTTTGGCGGCTTATGGGAAGCCGCAGTTAAATCGTTCAAACGCCATCTCATCCGCGTGGTCGGCACGGAGCTCCTGACCTTTGAACACCTCAACACCCTTGTGATCGAAATTGAGGCCATTCTCAATTCACGCCCACTGACTCCCACCTCATCCGATCCGAAAGATCCCCCTGTCCTCACTCCCGGTCATTTTCTAATCGGTGATACCCTAACCAGTTTACGGGAGCGTGATTTCAGGACAGTTCCATCAGGACGGCTATCCAGTTGGCAGCGCATTCACCAGATTAAGCAGCACTTCTGGAGCCGATGGTATCGAGAATACCTAAACGAGTTAACCCGCCGCAGCAAATGGGACAAGGGCAAACACAACATTCATGAAGGCACCGTAGTAATCCTCAGGGAGGACAACGTGCCCTCTATGCAGTGGCCTTTGGGCCGCGTAATCAAGGTCCATCCAGGAGCCGACGGAATCATCCGGACCGCTACCGTGCAGACGGCAACAAGCATCCTGGACCGCGGCGTCAAAAGACTGGTCCCCTTACCCATCCACCCAGATCCAGACGAGGCCGAACGCCCACACGGAGCGAAGGAGGTCACCAACGACACACCAGACTCCACAGCCAGAATTTGA